CGGAAAAATCCCAGAAAATATAAAGCATTTACAGAGGTTAGCGTTTTTGGACTTGAGCTATAATGAGTTCTCCAGTCCTGGGTTGCCTTTATTTTTAGGGCAAATGCCCATGTTGAGGGAGGTATACCTGAGTGGGAACAAGCTTGGAGGGCAGATCCCGGAAATATGGGAAAAGCTGGGGGGCATTTTGGGAATAGGGTTGTCTCGTATGGGACTAATTGGTAAAATCCCAGCTTCAATGGGGATATTTCTGAGAAACGTGAGTTACTTAGGCCTTGACAACAACAAGCTTGAAGGGACAGTGCCTGAGGAGTTTGGGTTTTTGGAGAAAGTGAATGAATTGAATTTGGAGAACAATGGGCTCAGCGGCAGGCTCccattttcttccaaatttgCCTCTAGAATTGGGGGGAAGCTAAGGCTAAAAGGGAACATTGGGCTTTGTGTGGATGAGGGACTGAGTACCCTCACTTTTAAGGGCAGTAGGGGTAGTTTGGGGACTTTGAAAATTTGCAGCAAGCCAGATCTTCCCAGCCCTGTCCTGGTTCATGGGGGTTCTTCTACAATTCACTTGTATTGTTTTTATCAGTTGATGCTTTTAggggttttagggtttttgtttGTGTTGGCATGATTGCTTGCTAGAATTAGGGTGTTCAGAGTAGGGTTCCAAGGCTTTAGGTCTAGCAGAAATGACAATATTATATACGGATTTTTGGGATTTGTAAGTCATTTGAGTTGGGATGGGGGGCAAATATGTAATTATGCAATCTGTTAATGGCAACTGCATATATATGACATGAATATTGAATGGTGTGCATGGTTTTAGAtttgtaatttttcaaagttCTATAGAAAGAATTATGGGGCATGTTGGTAGAGGAAATTGGGACGTAAAAAGAAGCATGCCAAAAATGAGAGAATTCCAACCATTGATGATACAAGACTTTGAAGAAGAAGCATTAATAATTGACGCCTAACAAAAAGTGATGggccaaaattgaaaataccaTGAAATATACACAGAGTGGCTAAGGATTGAAACTATGAACAAAGCCCAGGGGAATTCTGAACTGCAGGCTGTAACCCAGTCGAGGAAAACACCATTCTGTACATTTGATTTTATCCAAAGCTTCTCCCATGGCATCCAAACAAACCCTCCTTCACCTCAAGCATTcgggcttcttcttcttcttcttgcaGTGCATGAGGATTTCATCAAACTTCATTACATTTtttcccttcttctccaacttCTTCTAAACCAGATGACGTTTCATTGCTCAGGAATCTAGACTCGGTTCCACACCCTGGATCCGAGAAGGGTGATGGGGCGTAAGTGTTAGAAGTTTGAGATCTCGCTCTCGCTCTCGATCTCGACGACCCCCCACCGTCCTTGGACGAGtcctttgatttcttttgtCGGTTTTTCCTGGGTATATCAGTTGGGTTACGGGAGGGCGACTCACTGCCTTGGCTTCCCTCCCGGGGCTGCCTGGGTTTGGTTTTACCGGTTGCTTCCCTTGGTAGGGAACTAGTTGAAGAGCTAGAATGATGTCTCCTCGATCGCCTCTGTACGTCTGATTGCTCGGAGGTGACGGAGGCAGAAGCGCCTGTGGATGACTGGCGTCTCGATGACCTGGGCATGTCCGGTAAGCGTGGAGCCTGAGAATTTTGAGGTTGGCCGTCTTTCAATCCAGGATCTACGCTCATACGTCAAAACATTCAAAAAACGGTGTTGCCACCTAAACTTCCATAActacttttccaaaaatacgGTACAAATAAATGGGAGCAAAAAGAAGGAGCATTAGACCTTCGGGATTTGGCTCATGGTTTTCCGCTTCCGATGTGGGTTTGAATTCATTCATCTGCACAATTTATGAGGCTGTGATTCAAACTACATAGGGGGCATTTTTGTATTTTCCAGCCCAATCATGGAGTTAAGCAATTTTCACCTCATGGCTATATCGTAAGACTCATTTAAACTATCACTTAtaacaaaccaaaaaagaagtgaaattgATGATATTGTTTGCTTAAAATGTTATGATCTCCAAGGGCTTGATAAATTGAgcttaaacaaatatttacccAACTAGGTGTATTTACCGATGGACCGCCATCCCAGCCTATATGAGCCACATGCTTTACGTCTGTGGGATATCCGATCTCCATTTCTTGTTCCTTTTCATTATCTGCAACATAATTACAAACTTTAGTCTTGATTTTGTACTAAAACTTCGATTATGTCATGatagttttatatttgaattgaaAAACTGAAGTTGAAGTCAAAGTCGTAATTTTAAATGATGATATTGGTActgtaaaatttttattaaatattaaataaattctttcataattcaaaatataatttttataaaagttcttattaaactttaaaaaaatagtttttaattttcataaatcaccAAATATGACCATTTTGCCCTCTATGAAATGGTTCGAGAGAGAAAAGTAGAAgcaaggaagaggaagagaagagaagttACACACCAAATATTTGTGAAATGTATCTCAGGCCTTTCAAGAGGCCTTTCATCTTTGTGCTCATGATATGTGAAGATTTAAATCTGAAAcccagaaagaaaaataagagaaaaaaaaattatagaatacAGAAAATAATCtccattttctattattttcccATCTAAGAAAGtatcaaaaaagggaaaaaaaaaaattcacaccTGCAGAAGAAAATTGGGTCCAAAACGAATCCATGAGATGCAGAAGAGAAGTTCAGATTAAGTTCAATGAGAAGTCTCACAAAGCAAGTTGAGGTCAACAAATATGCTCATCTTTTGGGTTTACTGTGGGAGAACGACTCCAgaaggggaagaaaaaaaggaaatagaaaaagaattacATTAGTGTGATTGGATGCTAGGaaaaaagatgatgatgatgagaaaAGGAATGGAATAGCAAAGAGAAATGGTGTTTAAAGCAAAGCTTTCGATTGTTTGGAGGCGATGAATTGTTAGTCGGTAATGCCCGTTAATCAAAACCAGAAGTTTTACGAAATTTCAGGTGTGATAATGGAAGgaaaatatctttaaaagaCAAGTTTAGAAAAGTTTTAACAGGTCTTCAATTTGTTTGGGAGGTATAGATTGTTTGACTCTTGTTGGTGGATGTTTGGTTTTGGTttgttggtgttttttttttttaaaaaaaaaactaacatgaaaaataagttCATTAATTATGATCAAATTCCATGCcaataaaccaaaaacaaaaaacaaaaaacaaaaggaaaaaacatatattaatggtataaaaaatttgaaaaaatacgaggaccttttttttttttttttttagtttttaaatataaaagactaaaatttattttatttaatataaatgagttttttcattaaaaaaattatatttatgacctaattaaataacaagaaattttattttattttataaaatcaatctttttatttattttattaaataatcttacaattaatttttggggtttaaattttatttatttttaattcataactCTTTTTTCATCTAAtctattttaacttttttttacatcaatttatttatttttttatttttatttttttgttgggggtgttaattttgtttgtttggtttttatatggagccttttaatatttttacatcaaaataattttttttcactaaaaattacatttattgccttttattaaataataaggaaaattttcattttataaaatcaaaatgttaaTTACAAGTCTTCTCTTCATCTTAAATTGCTTTTTTAATTCAtaacttttcttttcatctcaatattattttttggagagtttaattttattttaatttttaattcataaccCGTCTctttaatttatctattttgactcttttatatcaaaattatttttttaaggaggtgttaatttttatttttaattgggGGAGGGTGACTCatcttttatatcaaaattattttttttgagggTGTTAATTTTTGGGGAGAGGTGACTTATTTTTtacatcaaaatatttttagtgttGTACATCCTTCATTTTGTCTtcataacatatattttttatcttaccTGGTGTCCACTTACTTTGTGCCCTTGCTTAGTATGCATGTaggattccatttttttttcctgtttgtTCTTGTACTCCTTAGTGGTCTAATTGTTACTCGGCCTTGATACTAATTTTTTGAGTCACTTTTAGAGACCTTTTGGAGGAAGTTTTGGATCCATAGTATGATTTTAGTGGCATCCTAGGAGTCCCCATAGTTTCAATGTGTTTGGAGCTTAGATAGGGCTTCATCTGTTTGAAATGGGTCCTTTAAGCCTTTTAGGGGGAATTTTGAAGGTCTAAACCTAAGGCTTTGGGTTTCCTTGGTTgggttttaatttgaaaaagttttaaagataaatttgagCTTGGGTAGAGATAATGACATGTGTCAAGGTCTCTACCCTCCTTTGACTTATAAATATGAGCTTGGGGGTCATTTTCaacatctctttttcttttaaggggAAACTCTACCCATtttaagagagaaaagaaagataagaGAGTATTGAAAGATTTAAAGGTAAGCTTGGCTTGAAGAAGAAGATTTGTGCATACTAGAAGCCAAGTATCATACTTGGGGGGAGTTTCTTTGGTAAGTCTTTTTTAATTCCGACTTCATTTTTGGTTTGTCTATTGATTCTTTAGATGATAGTTACATGGGTTGTGGGTATTGAAAGATCATATGGTTAATTTTGGGTATTTTCTCTTCATCTTAGGGGCCAATATGATTTTCTCCATTCTTTTCACTTTGGATGCTCATtaaatgtttgtttatttgcttAAATTGATATTTGGATGTTCTTCATGCCTTGcctagttttgatttatttatttcttggaCTAATTTTCTATTTGGAGCCCATTAAGTTTAAGAACATGATGTGAGTGTTGTCTTGATTTGTAACCTATGGATTTTCTTTGTTTACCCATTGCGAATttcattttctctaattttaaagattttggGAGATGTCTCAACTGATTTTAAAAGGAAGATTGAGAGGC
Above is a genomic segment from Vitis riparia cultivar Riparia Gloire de Montpellier isolate 1030 chromosome 7, EGFV_Vit.rip_1.0, whole genome shotgun sequence containing:
- the LOC117917905 gene encoding CRIB domain-containing protein RIC6-like isoform X2; the encoded protein is MSTKMKGLLKGLRYISQIFDNEKEQEMEIGYPTDVKHVAHIGWDGGPSMNEFKPTSEAENHEPNPEDPGLKDGQPQNSQAPRLPDMPRSSRRQSSTGASASVTSEQSDVQRRSRRHHSSSSTSSLPREATGKTKPRQPREGSQGSESPSRNPTDIPRKNRQKKSKDSSKDGGGSSRSRARARSQTSNTYAPSPFSDPGCGTESRFLSNETSSGLEEVGEEGKKCNEV
- the LOC117917905 gene encoding CRIB domain-containing protein RIC6-like isoform X1, which gives rise to MSTKMKGLLKGLRYISQIFDNEKEQEMEIGYPTDVKHVAHIGWDGGPSVNTPSWMNEFKPTSEAENHEPNPEDPGLKDGQPQNSQAPRLPDMPRSSRRQSSTGASASVTSEQSDVQRRSRRHHSSSSTSSLPREATGKTKPRQPREGSQGSESPSRNPTDIPRKNRQKKSKDSSKDGGGSSRSRARARSQTSNTYAPSPFSDPGCGTESRFLSNETSSGLEEVGEEGKKCNEV